In Brevibacillus brevis NBRC 100599, a single genomic region encodes these proteins:
- a CDS encoding sigma-70 family RNA polymerase sigma factor translates to MQRTSRKKHFCVSMPICIHTMTAISSPRGSTGSRPIYVSTVAGKNDLTFHWMKKPNQGLDWYSRLSSNERTPEDKVVTQELQETVQDALSHLQPKYRSIMILRYIEDLSLQEISDIVKLPITTIKTRIHRGREALRSKLRLM, encoded by the coding sequence ATGCAGAGGACATCGCGCAAGAAACATTTTTGCGTGTCTATGCCAATTTGCATTCATACGATGACAGCTATAAGTTCTCCACGTGGATCTACAGGATCGCGACCAATCTATGTATCGACCGTGGCCGGAAAAAACGACCTGACTTTTCATTGGATGAAGAAACCGAACCAGGGCCTGGACTGGTATTCACGCCTGTCTTCTAACGAGCGAACACCGGAGGACAAAGTCGTAACGCAGGAGCTGCAAGAGACTGTGCAAGATGCTTTGTCTCACTTACAGCCCAAATATCGCTCGATTATGATCTTGCGTTATATCGAGGATTTGTCGTTGCAGGAGATCAGCGATATCGTAAAGCTTCCCATAACGACAATCAAGACGCGTATTCACCGAGGAAGGGAAGCATTACGCAGCAAGTTGCGATTGATGTGA
- the cdaA gene encoding diadenylate cyclase CdaA: MISISMDYGDLLRYATDILLVTYVFYKIIMLIRGTRAVQLLKGIMVIVITWFLSKYFQLTALHALMNQAFTFGVLAVVIIFQPELRRALEQLGRGKLFSRSSSTQDEEVVGRLVQEVGKSVTYMAKRRIGALIVIERETGLNDYVETGIGINGRVSSELLINIFIPNTPLHDGAVIMRKDMIMAAACYLPLSENNSISKELGTRHRAAIGLSEVSDGIAIIVSEETGQVSFAAHGAMNRNLTEAQLAEMLTEQLQPLSKGKSMGSRWQWRRKHG, encoded by the coding sequence ATGATATCAATATCCATGGATTATGGGGATTTGCTACGGTATGCAACGGATATTTTACTCGTTACATACGTGTTCTATAAAATCATTATGCTTATTCGCGGGACGCGCGCTGTACAATTGCTGAAGGGGATTATGGTCATCGTCATCACATGGTTCCTCAGCAAATACTTCCAGCTCACGGCACTACACGCGCTGATGAATCAGGCATTTACATTCGGGGTTTTGGCCGTCGTCATCATCTTCCAGCCGGAGTTGCGTCGAGCACTGGAGCAGCTTGGTCGAGGTAAGCTTTTTTCCCGTTCAAGCAGTACGCAGGATGAAGAGGTAGTTGGCCGTTTGGTTCAAGAGGTGGGCAAATCGGTTACGTACATGGCCAAGCGTCGCATTGGTGCATTGATCGTCATTGAGAGAGAGACGGGTCTGAATGATTACGTAGAAACGGGTATTGGCATTAACGGGCGAGTCAGCTCGGAGCTGCTGATTAATATTTTCATTCCAAATACACCGCTGCATGACGGTGCAGTCATTATGCGAAAAGACATGATTATGGCTGCTGCCTGTTATCTTCCACTGTCTGAAAACAATTCCATCTCCAAAGAGTTGGGGACGCGCCATCGAGCGGCAATAGGGCTAAGTGAGGTTTCCGATGGCATTGCGATCATCGTATCTGAAGAGACTGGACAGGTATCCTTTGCAGCGCATGGAGCAATGAATCGCAATCTGACGGAGGCGCAACTGGCAGAGATGCTGACAGAACAGCTACAGCCTCTGTCCAAAGGCAAATCCATGGGAAGTCGTTGGCAATGGAGGCGAAAACATGGATAA
- a CDS encoding aspartyl-phosphate phosphatase Spo0E family protein, translating to MQRLSKKNVLLEIEMLRKELNDQYKKQACITPELITLSVQLDQLLNKLRLHP from the coding sequence GTGCAACGATTGTCAAAAAAAAACGTTCTCCTCGAGATTGAAATGCTGCGAAAAGAACTCAACGATCAATACAAAAAACAAGCCTGCATTACTCCAGAATTAATTACACTAAGTGTACAACTGGATCAGCTATTAAATAAACTGCGTCTCCATCCTTAG
- the rocF gene encoding arginase has protein sequence MNKNMSIVGVPMDLGADRRGVDMGPSAIRYAGVVARLEKMGFNIEDRGDIFVTRPHHFTETENHKYLDEVVEANEKLANVVSDIMTAGRFPLVLGGDHSIALGTIAGVAKHVKNLGVIWFDAHGDLNTGATSPSGNIHGMPLAASLGYGHERLTNIGGYTPKVKAENVVIIGARDLDQGERELIKRIGMKVFTMHEIDKLGMARVMDEAIAHVSKNTDGVHLSLDLDGLDPHDAPGVGTPVIGGISYREGHVSLEMLADADILCSAEFVEVNPILDRENMTARVAVALMSSVFGDKLL, from the coding sequence ATGAACAAAAACATGAGCATTGTTGGTGTACCGATGGATCTAGGTGCAGACCGCCGCGGAGTCGATATGGGGCCTAGCGCAATCCGTTATGCAGGTGTTGTAGCACGCCTGGAAAAGATGGGCTTCAATATTGAAGACCGCGGAGATATTTTTGTAACGCGCCCTCATCACTTCACCGAGACGGAAAACCATAAATACCTGGATGAAGTCGTGGAAGCTAATGAAAAGCTTGCCAATGTTGTAAGCGATATCATGACTGCTGGTCGATTCCCGCTCGTATTGGGTGGAGATCACAGTATTGCCCTTGGAACCATTGCGGGTGTCGCTAAGCACGTAAAAAACCTGGGTGTCATTTGGTTTGACGCTCATGGTGATTTGAATACGGGTGCCACTTCTCCATCGGGAAATATTCACGGTATGCCTTTGGCAGCGAGCTTGGGGTATGGGCATGAGCGTCTGACGAACATTGGGGGATATACACCAAAGGTAAAGGCAGAAAACGTGGTCATCATCGGTGCGCGTGATCTGGATCAAGGCGAGCGTGAATTGATCAAGCGTATCGGGATGAAGGTTTTCACCATGCACGAAATTGATAAGTTGGGTATGGCTCGAGTCATGGATGAAGCAATCGCGCATGTGTCCAAAAACACAGATGGCGTGCATTTGAGCCTCGACTTGGATGGACTTGATCCACACGATGCTCCGGGAGTAGGGACGCCAGTAATAGGTGGTATCTCCTATCGTGAAGGGCATGTCTCATTGGAAATGCTGGCAGATGCAGATATTCTTTGCTCGGCAGAATTCGTAGAGGTCAACCCGATTCTTGACCGAGAAAACATGACAGCTCGCGTTGCAGTCGCTTTGATGAGTTCCGTTTTTGGTGATAAATTACTATAA
- the rpsI gene encoding 30S ribosomal protein S9 has product MAQVQYYGTGRRKHSVARVRLVPGEGRIVINKREMDTYFGLETLKLIVKQPLVLTETLGRYDVLVNVNGGGTTGQAGAIRHGVARALLKADPELRGALKRAGFLTRDPRMKERKKYGLKAARRAPQFSKR; this is encoded by the coding sequence GTGGCACAAGTACAATACTACGGTACAGGTCGTCGTAAGCACTCCGTAGCACGCGTTCGCCTGGTTCCAGGTGAAGGTCGCATCGTGATCAACAAGCGTGAAATGGATACTTACTTTGGTTTGGAAACATTGAAATTGATCGTAAAACAACCACTCGTTCTGACTGAAACTCTTGGTCGTTACGATGTATTGGTTAACGTAAACGGCGGCGGAACCACTGGTCAAGCTGGTGCAATCCGTCACGGCGTTGCTCGCGCTCTGCTGAAAGCAGATCCGGAACTGCGCGGCGCTCTGAAACGCGCTGGCTTCCTGACTCGCGACCCTCGTATGAAAGAACGTAAGAAATACGGCTTGAAAGCAGCTCGTCGCGCACCTCAATTCTCCAAGCGCTAA
- the glmM gene encoding phosphoglucosamine mutase translates to MGKYFGTDGVRGVANTQLTPELAFKIGRVGGYVLTRHKQEGKPKVVIGRDTRISGQMLENALLAGLLSVGAEVVRLGVISTSGVAYLTRALGADAGVMISASHNPFPDNGIKFFGSNGFKLSDEVEAEVEQYLDAAEDTMPRPTGEQIGTVLEFLEGGQKYLSHLKSTVSERFDGLKVVLDCANGAVSSLAARLFADVDAEVITIGANPNGININDQCGSTHPERLVEEVLKHKADLGLSFDGDADRCIAVDNNGEIIDGDYIMAICARALKAKGKLNNNTVVTTVMANMGFFKGMEECSINTTKTAVGDRYVVEEMLRGGYNLGGEQSGHIVFLDYNTTGDGLLTGLQLLNIIKESGKPLSELKQVMVKYPQLLINVRVEDKSKLNGNEAIAQAIREVEEDLAGNGRVLVRPSGTEPIVRVMAEGPDAAQLEGLVNRIVDVVKQQLV, encoded by the coding sequence ATGGGGAAGTATTTCGGAACAGACGGTGTACGCGGTGTAGCAAATACACAACTGACACCCGAACTGGCATTTAAAATCGGACGCGTTGGCGGTTACGTTCTCACCAGACACAAGCAGGAAGGGAAACCAAAAGTGGTGATTGGGCGCGATACGCGCATTTCCGGTCAAATGCTGGAAAACGCGCTTTTGGCTGGACTGTTATCGGTTGGAGCAGAAGTGGTCAGATTGGGTGTTATCTCCACCTCGGGGGTAGCGTATCTCACACGTGCACTTGGTGCAGATGCTGGAGTTATGATCTCCGCCTCTCACAATCCGTTTCCGGATAACGGAATCAAGTTCTTCGGCAGCAACGGTTTTAAACTGTCCGACGAAGTGGAAGCTGAAGTAGAACAGTATTTGGACGCGGCAGAGGATACGATGCCTCGACCAACAGGCGAACAAATCGGGACGGTTCTGGAATTCCTGGAGGGTGGACAAAAGTACCTCTCTCACTTGAAGAGCACTGTATCCGAGCGATTTGACGGTCTGAAGGTAGTTCTGGACTGTGCAAATGGTGCTGTCTCATCATTGGCAGCTCGACTGTTTGCGGATGTGGACGCTGAAGTCATCACGATTGGTGCGAATCCGAATGGAATAAACATCAATGACCAGTGCGGTTCAACGCATCCTGAACGCTTAGTAGAAGAAGTTTTGAAGCATAAAGCTGACTTGGGTCTATCCTTTGATGGGGACGCAGATCGCTGCATTGCAGTGGATAATAATGGTGAAATCATCGACGGCGACTATATTATGGCGATCTGTGCTCGAGCGCTCAAGGCTAAAGGAAAGCTCAACAACAATACAGTTGTCACGACCGTAATGGCCAACATGGGCTTCTTCAAAGGGATGGAAGAGTGCTCCATCAATACAACGAAGACTGCTGTTGGGGATCGCTATGTAGTAGAAGAGATGCTGCGCGGCGGCTATAATCTCGGTGGCGAACAGTCCGGTCATATCGTCTTCCTGGACTACAATACGACAGGAGACGGTCTGTTAACGGGTCTGCAGCTCTTGAACATCATCAAGGAGTCTGGCAAGCCGTTGTCCGAGCTCAAACAAGTGATGGTCAAGTATCCGCAGCTTTTGATCAATGTCCGTGTAGAGGACAAGTCAAAGCTGAATGGTAATGAAGCTATTGCGCAGGCTATTCGTGAAGTAGAAGAAGATTTGGCCGGCAATGGTCGCGTTCTGGTTCGTCCGTCTGGAACAGAGCCAATCGTACGTGTCATGGCAGAAGGTCCAGATGCGGCACAATTGGAAGGGCTCGTGAATCGGATCGTTGACGTGGTCAAACAACAATTAGTGTAA
- the cwlD gene encoding N-acetylmuramoyl-L-alanine amidase CwlD, whose translation MTRKGVGWILAFAVLMLLFTYEAPDRSSWQAWSLPLTGTVIAIDPGHGGIDGGAVSKAGNVVEKEVTLAISMYLRDFLQQSGAFVVMTREEDKDLASPDAAQARKRKSEDIRNRVRLVNDSTPDFLVSIHVNSIPSPKWSGAQTFYSPSFKKSAEVSYLIQDEIKRVIGHTDRVPSKTNNVFLIREVNCPAVLVEVGFVSNTEEAKRLQSVEYQKAMANAIYQGILRQYSGEKAPITP comes from the coding sequence GTGACACGAAAAGGAGTAGGCTGGATATTAGCTTTCGCCGTGCTTATGCTGTTGTTCACCTACGAAGCGCCTGATCGTTCTTCCTGGCAGGCATGGTCGCTGCCACTGACGGGAACGGTCATAGCCATTGACCCTGGGCATGGGGGAATAGACGGCGGTGCCGTTTCCAAAGCCGGGAATGTAGTTGAGAAAGAAGTGACTTTGGCCATTAGCATGTACTTGCGGGATTTCCTTCAGCAGTCAGGAGCGTTTGTAGTTATGACGAGGGAGGAAGACAAGGATTTGGCGAGTCCAGATGCGGCGCAGGCACGCAAACGAAAATCTGAGGATATTCGAAACCGAGTAAGGCTGGTCAATGATAGTACACCGGATTTTTTGGTCAGCATACACGTTAATTCCATCCCTTCTCCGAAATGGTCAGGAGCACAGACTTTTTATTCCCCTAGCTTCAAAAAGAGTGCAGAAGTTTCTTATTTGATACAAGATGAAATCAAACGGGTGATCGGTCATACAGACCGGGTTCCGAGTAAGACCAACAATGTGTTCTTGATTCGGGAGGTTAACTGCCCGGCCGTTTTGGTAGAAGTAGGCTTTGTCAGCAATACGGAGGAGGCAAAGCGACTTCAGAGCGTTGAATACCAAAAGGCTATGGCTAATGCCATTTATCAAGGGATACTGCGTCAGTACTCGGGAGAAAAAGCGCCAATTACACCTTAA
- a CDS encoding CdaR family protein, with protein MDKWLNSHWFARAVALLLAIMTWMIVNLEAEQTTTPEASQPTFIDSVNLHVKYDTDRYQVVKQQRTVKVALESNNPFYRHNFFPEESWEVYVDATNLGKGTHRVPVQYKGFPDEVKVGIIPNIVEITLEEKKTVEREVSVEKLGQVAPGYTAGEPIVKPFRALVRVPESQVNKVAAVKASVDLEGATSAIKTTVPLKVVDKSGNVIQGADVVPLTVEVNIPVTSPFAKVPIKLNLTNELPNGYSLASMGMNVDEVTVYGPKEVIDGIKSNTYPGPEIDLSNITSDRDIELKIPLMDNIVKVEPEYLTVSLKVVPSTTKRLDKIPIRISGLSESMEAKVLSTDGQEMSTIDFDVIGAPVVLNQLRHEDLQVVADVSNMPAGVYEVPLNYIFNQSEYIKTSAGAPKKVTIQITNKQR; from the coding sequence ATGGATAAATGGTTAAACAGTCACTGGTTTGCACGTGCTGTTGCGTTGCTTTTGGCTATCATGACGTGGATGATTGTCAATCTGGAAGCCGAACAAACGACGACTCCTGAGGCAAGTCAGCCCACTTTTATTGATAGTGTCAATTTGCATGTGAAATACGATACCGATCGTTACCAGGTGGTCAAGCAGCAACGAACGGTAAAGGTTGCCTTGGAAAGTAATAATCCTTTTTATCGACACAATTTCTTCCCAGAGGAATCGTGGGAAGTGTATGTCGATGCGACGAACCTGGGCAAAGGAACACATCGTGTACCTGTCCAGTACAAGGGATTCCCGGATGAAGTCAAGGTAGGGATCATCCCGAATATCGTGGAAATTACCTTGGAAGAGAAGAAGACCGTTGAGCGTGAAGTTTCTGTGGAGAAATTGGGACAGGTCGCCCCTGGTTACACGGCTGGAGAACCTATTGTAAAGCCGTTTAGAGCACTTGTAAGGGTACCTGAAAGCCAAGTGAATAAGGTAGCTGCAGTTAAGGCATCGGTTGACCTGGAAGGGGCTACTTCCGCAATCAAAACAACGGTTCCGCTCAAAGTCGTGGACAAGTCTGGCAACGTGATTCAAGGTGCCGATGTAGTGCCACTTACGGTAGAAGTGAACATTCCCGTAACGAGTCCGTTTGCCAAAGTGCCAATCAAATTAAACTTGACGAATGAATTGCCGAATGGCTATAGTTTGGCTAGTATGGGTATGAATGTGGATGAGGTCACAGTCTATGGACCGAAGGAAGTCATTGATGGCATCAAATCCAACACTTATCCAGGGCCGGAAATCGATCTCAGCAACATTACATCAGATCGCGATATAGAGCTAAAGATACCGTTAATGGATAATATTGTGAAGGTAGAACCGGAGTATTTGACCGTATCGCTGAAAGTCGTTCCATCAACGACCAAGCGTTTGGATAAGATTCCGATTCGCATTAGCGGGCTATCAGAAAGCATGGAAGCAAAGGTACTATCCACCGATGGCCAGGAGATGTCTACAATCGACTTCGACGTAATCGGCGCTCCAGTAGTGCTGAATCAGTTGAGGCATGAAGACTTGCAGGTCGTAGCAGATGTCAGCAATATGCCGGCGGGTGTGTACGAAGTACCATTGAATTATATTTTCAATCAGTCGGAGTATATCAAGACTTCTGCGGGCGCACCGAAAAAGGTCACAATTCAAATCACGAACAAGCAAAGGTAG
- the pdaB gene encoding polysaccharide deacetylase family sporulation protein PdaB produces MKFIYVISAKRLKQILIIVAAIVLTAGFGYAERDSIAAFAEGASTQAPQAIYKVDTKEKRIALTFDISWGETRALPILDVLKEKKVNKATFFLSSPWSQRHPDILKRIKEDGLEIGSHGHKHDNYTKYSDEEIRSQMGKADSILTEMTGKKPTLIRMPNGDFDKRVLEIANRMGYSVIQWDTDSKDWTNPGTDVIINNVLSKAHPGDIVLMHASDSAKDTHLALPVIIDQLRKDGYEFVTVSELISGTSVESKEVH; encoded by the coding sequence ATGAAATTCATTTACGTGATCAGCGCGAAACGATTAAAGCAAATCTTAATTATTGTCGCGGCCATCGTGCTAACAGCCGGATTTGGTTATGCGGAACGCGATTCAATTGCTGCCTTTGCTGAAGGTGCCAGCACGCAAGCCCCCCAAGCTATTTATAAGGTCGACACCAAAGAAAAGAGAATCGCCCTTACCTTTGATATCAGCTGGGGAGAGACACGAGCATTACCTATACTGGATGTGCTGAAAGAAAAAAAGGTAAACAAAGCGACCTTTTTCCTCTCCTCTCCTTGGAGTCAACGACATCCAGACATCTTGAAACGAATCAAAGAGGATGGTCTAGAAATTGGTTCGCACGGTCACAAGCATGATAACTACACCAAATACTCCGATGAAGAAATTCGCTCCCAAATGGGCAAAGCGGACTCCATTTTAACCGAAATGACTGGAAAAAAACCAACACTCATTCGGATGCCCAATGGTGATTTTGACAAACGAGTGCTGGAAATCGCGAATCGTATGGGGTATTCCGTCATCCAATGGGATACGGACTCAAAAGATTGGACCAATCCGGGAACAGATGTGATCATCAATAATGTATTATCCAAAGCTCATCCAGGCGACATCGTCCTGATGCACGCGAGCGATTCTGCAAAAGATACACATCTTGCCCTCCCCGTGATCATTGATCAACTTCGCAAGGATGGCTATGAATTTGTTACAGTATCTGAACTCATTTCGGGTACAAGTGTAGAAAGCAAAGAAGTTCACTAA
- the gerD gene encoding spore germination lipoprotein GerD: MRKKTMSFWLTALVCLVLTSCGGGGQAQSSSQPDYKSVKDMVLDILQTDEAKQSVGKMMKDDKFKQNLMLDESTVRTTLIQSMTNPNNTHIKEAFKDPKFASAMAKSMKNEQKTLMKDLMKDPEYQKELISVMKDPEFEKNLMDLMKSSAYRQQTMQVMKDSLQSPLFQAELMKIMTKVSEDLTKPKELKPKKKGKGKEGKGGGSGGGSSGGGSGKSS, translated from the coding sequence ATGAGAAAAAAGACGATGTCTTTTTGGTTAACCGCTCTTGTCTGTCTGGTTCTTACCAGTTGCGGGGGTGGCGGACAAGCGCAAAGTTCGTCTCAGCCTGATTATAAAAGCGTCAAAGACATGGTGCTGGACATATTGCAGACGGACGAAGCGAAGCAATCTGTAGGGAAAATGATGAAGGATGACAAGTTCAAACAAAACCTGATGCTGGACGAGTCGACAGTGCGGACAACTTTGATTCAAAGCATGACGAATCCCAATAACACGCACATCAAAGAAGCGTTTAAAGACCCTAAGTTCGCAAGCGCCATGGCAAAGTCTATGAAAAATGAACAAAAAACGCTAATGAAGGACCTAATGAAGGACCCTGAATACCAAAAAGAGCTCATAAGCGTAATGAAAGACCCTGAGTTTGAGAAAAATTTGATGGACCTAATGAAAAGCTCTGCTTATCGACAGCAAACCATGCAAGTGATGAAGGATTCCTTGCAAAGTCCTTTGTTCCAGGCTGAACTCATGAAGATCATGACCAAAGTATCCGAGGACCTGACAAAGCCAAAGGAGCTGAAGCCGAAGAAAAAAGGAAAAGGAAAAGAAGGTAAAGGTGGAGGTTCCGGCGGAGGTTCTTCCGGCGGAGGCAGCGGTAAATCTTCTTAA
- a CDS encoding P-loop NTPase, protein MLTREQVLEALRDVKDPEINRSLVELNMIRDIHIEGKTVSLTVVLTISGCPLKAKIEDDVIAAVKALGAEEVHLQFGSMTDEERAALSAQLRKNQGGQTHNMTPGQAPVLNPILAKDSNTTFIAVTSGKGGVGKSTVTVNLAVALARLGKKVGIIDADIYGFSVPDMMNIEQRPTVIGETILPVEKQNVKVMSMGFFVEDNSPIIWRGPMLGKMLRNFFTEVHWGEELDYLLLDLPPGTGDMALDVHTMIPQSMEIVVTTPHATAAFVAARAGAMAKRTGHEILGIVENMAWYEAKDGTKEYVFGRGGGAKLAETLTCELLAQIPLGQPDNHPSEPDYSPSIYGEKTEIGQLYIDMAKRVIEKCGEAVKQ, encoded by the coding sequence ATGTTGACCAGAGAACAGGTTCTCGAAGCACTACGCGATGTAAAAGACCCCGAAATTAATCGTAGCTTGGTCGAGCTCAACATGATTCGGGATATCCATATTGAAGGCAAGACAGTAAGTCTCACGGTCGTTCTGACGATTTCGGGTTGTCCGCTCAAAGCCAAGATCGAGGATGATGTCATCGCTGCTGTGAAAGCGCTAGGAGCCGAAGAAGTCCACCTGCAATTCGGTTCAATGACAGATGAGGAACGTGCGGCTCTGTCTGCCCAATTACGTAAGAACCAAGGTGGGCAAACACATAACATGACACCGGGACAAGCTCCCGTCTTGAATCCGATCTTGGCGAAGGATTCGAATACGACCTTTATCGCGGTCACTTCCGGAAAAGGTGGCGTCGGAAAATCGACGGTGACAGTGAACCTGGCTGTTGCGCTCGCGCGTTTAGGAAAAAAAGTGGGCATTATCGACGCAGACATTTACGGCTTTAGCGTGCCCGATATGATGAATATTGAACAACGTCCAACCGTGATTGGCGAAACCATTCTGCCTGTTGAAAAGCAAAACGTAAAAGTTATGTCCATGGGCTTTTTTGTGGAGGACAACTCTCCGATCATTTGGCGTGGCCCTATGCTGGGGAAAATGCTGCGTAACTTTTTCACGGAAGTACATTGGGGCGAAGAATTGGACTACCTTTTGCTGGATTTGCCTCCAGGAACGGGGGACATGGCCCTTGACGTGCATACCATGATTCCGCAAAGCATGGAGATTGTGGTAACGACTCCTCATGCTACCGCAGCGTTTGTAGCAGCACGGGCAGGCGCTATGGCAAAGCGGACCGGTCATGAAATCCTCGGTATTGTAGAAAATATGGCATGGTACGAAGCAAAAGATGGTACGAAAGAATACGTATTCGGGCGTGGTGGAGGAGCTAAGCTTGCTGAGACATTGACATGTGAGCTGCTCGCTCAAATTCCGCTGGGACAACCGGATAATCATCCATCTGAACCTGATTATTCCCCATCCATCTATGGAGAAAAGACCGAAATTGGTCAGCTTTACATCGATATGGCCAAACGTGTCATAGAAAAATGCGGGGAAGCCGTCAAACAATAA
- a CDS encoding KinB-signaling pathway activation protein, whose translation MSLRKYGWLFITTLLLGGLGGILVALIFDLDKLLGGSTGNFFVGLFMYLLYGMTISIVAQMGFFAYMTINYFAKTIFKTASLWKSVQVFLILFVFFDMIYLRYTSFGEGKGFGTYFIEPTLLLIVAIVTAYGKVSLTNKSAWIPTTFFMFVVTALEWIPALKEDNVRATLSMLVPLLFCNVWQVMQLHRLVKRES comes from the coding sequence GTGAGTTTGCGTAAGTATGGATGGCTTTTTATTACCACACTCTTGCTTGGGGGATTAGGTGGGATCCTGGTTGCCCTTATTTTTGATCTGGACAAGCTGCTTGGAGGAAGCACCGGTAACTTTTTTGTCGGCTTGTTCATGTACCTACTGTATGGAATGACCATTAGCATTGTGGCTCAGATGGGTTTTTTTGCGTATATGACGATTAATTATTTCGCCAAAACAATATTCAAAACGGCTTCCCTATGGAAAAGCGTCCAAGTATTTCTTATTTTGTTTGTCTTTTTCGATATGATTTATCTTCGCTATACGTCCTTCGGTGAAGGAAAAGGATTTGGCACGTACTTTATTGAGCCAACGCTATTATTAATTGTTGCTATTGTTACCGCATATGGAAAAGTAAGTCTGACCAATAAATCTGCATGGATACCGACGACCTTCTTTATGTTTGTTGTTACGGCACTGGAATGGATTCCAGCATTGAAGGAAGACAATGTGCGTGCAACACTGTCCATGCTCGTCCCACTATTGTTTTGTAACGTCTGGCAAGTCATGCAATTGCATCGTCTGGTAAAAAGAGAAAGCTGA
- a CDS encoding zf-HC2 domain-containing protein: protein MECRDMICLIHEYLDGDTDELANLQLQAHIKTCVSCRQHMHELQRAIAFVQSASHIHVSSDFTARVLAQLPAPTKANLLSGWLRNHPFLTAAAVFLFLMTGSVLNSWFDQDDTLQVSSANLDKLKIDRERNVVVVPAGTNIDGDLVVRNGNVDVQGHVTGNVVAIEGKVFVASTAQVVGNTESIEAIVDWIWYEVKNIGNDLLPILP, encoded by the coding sequence ATGGAATGCCGGGATATGATTTGCCTCATCCACGAATATCTAGATGGGGACACTGATGAATTAGCCAATCTGCAATTGCAAGCACACATAAAGACTTGTGTGAGTTGTCGTCAGCATATGCATGAGTTGCAGAGAGCCATCGCTTTTGTTCAAAGCGCTTCACATATTCATGTCTCTTCTGATTTTACAGCTCGTGTACTTGCGCAATTGCCTGCGCCGACGAAAGCGAATCTGTTATCAGGATGGCTTCGTAATCATCCGTTTTTGACAGCTGCAGCGGTATTTCTCTTTTTGATGACCGGCAGCGTACTCAACAGTTGGTTTGATCAGGATGACACTCTACAGGTATCCTCTGCTAATTTGGATAAATTAAAAATAGATCGTGAACGCAATGTCGTAGTTGTACCAGCAGGAACCAATATTGATGGAGACTTGGTTGTCCGCAACGGAAACGTAGATGTTCAAGGCCATGTAACAGGAAATGTTGTGGCTATTGAAGGAAAAGTGTTCGTGGCATCTACTGCCCAAGTCGTGGGAAATACCGAATCGATCGAAGCGATCGTAGATTGGATCTGGTATGAGGTGAAAAATATTGGAAATGACTTGCTTCCGATCTTGCCATAA
- a CDS encoding stage II sporulation protein M, whose product MGSRLRHLWLDNRNYFFAACLLFLGGALIGYFQAPLVEEMVGKMMGQLKEIAERIKDNGGGPLAVFWTIFSNNVFSALMMMALGILFALFPIIGMLTNGVLLGFILFKYSGAGVSPWLIFSAGILPHGIFELPAILFAAGVGIRLGVLSLRSVGVLIQPQKLARLKNDWYDTLKQFPLAVLTVVVLLFVAAIVESTITPTLLKETVGPQLQQLNLLK is encoded by the coding sequence ATGGGCAGTCGATTGCGGCATTTATGGCTTGATAACCGAAACTATTTCTTCGCCGCATGCTTACTATTTTTGGGTGGTGCCTTGATTGGGTATTTTCAAGCACCGCTCGTTGAAGAGATGGTCGGTAAAATGATGGGCCAATTAAAGGAAATTGCTGAACGGATAAAGGATAACGGCGGCGGACCTTTAGCGGTATTCTGGACGATTTTTTCCAATAATGTTTTTAGTGCATTGATGATGATGGCGCTAGGAATATTGTTTGCGTTATTTCCTATAATTGGAATGCTCACGAATGGAGTGCTGCTTGGATTTATCCTTTTCAAATACAGCGGCGCTGGAGTAAGTCCATGGCTTATTTTTAGTGCAGGGATTTTGCCACATGGAATTTTTGAGCTCCCAGCTATCCTGTTTGCAGCAGGAGTGGGTATTCGTTTAGGGGTGCTGAGTTTACGCTCAGTGGGAGTTCTAATCCAACCGCAAAAGCTGGCACGATTGAAAAATGACTGGTACGATACACTCAAGCAATTTCCATTAGCGGTTCTTACTGTGGTCGTTCTGTTATTCGTCGCTGCCATTGTGGAGAGCACGATAACTCCAACCCTTCTCAAGGAAACGGTGGGTCCACAACTGCAGCAATTGAACTTACTGAAATAA